A single Zootoca vivipara chromosome 1, rZooViv1.1, whole genome shotgun sequence DNA region contains:
- the ARHGAP1 gene encoding rho GTPase-activating protein 1: protein MEQYPDLQEDLSLEDTNESLNQLKLASLDDKNWPPDEVPVFPKTDDFKGSPDPVTHLRWDDPYYDIARHQIVEVAGDDKYGRKVILFSACRMPPSYQLDHVKLLSYLKYTLDQYVESDYTLVYLHHGLTSENKPSLSWLRDAYREFDRKYKKNIKALYIVHPTMFIKTLLILFKPLISFKFGRKIFYANYLSDLEEHVKLEQLGIPSQVLKYDEYLRSLQKPSQVPQKVTPPRPPLPNQQFGVSLQHLREKSLDQNPIPLVVRETIAYLQQHALNTEGIFRRSANTHTVREVQQKYNMGFPVDFVQYEDVHLPAVILKTFLRELPEPLLTYGLYNDVVSFYSVEEEKRVDIVRKTLQSLPEENYQVLCSLMSFLVQVSANSDINKMTNTNLAVVFGPNLLWAKDAAITLKAINPINMFSKFLLDNQRELFQSLEA from the exons ATGGAGCAATACCCAGATCTACAGGAAGACCTGAGTTTGGAAGATACCAATGAATCCCTAAATCAGCTCAAATTGGCCTCTCTAGATGATAAGAACTGGCCACCAGATGAAGTGCCTGTTTTTCCTAAGACAG atgACTTCAAGGGCTCCCCTGACCCTGTCACTCACTTACGATGGGATGACCCATACTATGACATCGCTAGACACCAGATTGTGGAAGTGGCAG GTGACGACAAGTATGGGCGGAAAGTAATTCTGTTCAGTGCCTGCCGGATGCCTCCCAGCTATCAGCTTGATCATGTGAAACTGCTGAG CTATTTGAAGTATACATTGGACCAGTATGTTGAGAGTGATTACACCTTAGTCTATCTGCACCATGGCCTGACCAGTGAGAACAAACCATCCCTGAGCTGGCTGCGGGATGCCTACCGGGAATTTGACCGCAA ATACAAGAAGAACATCAAAGCATTGTACATTGTGCACCCAACGATGTTCATCAAGACACTGCTGATTCTCTTCAAGCCCTTGATCAG CTTTAAGTTTGGACGGAAGATTTTCTATGCAAACTACCTGAGTGACCTGGAGGAGCATGTGAAACTGGAGCAGCTGGGGATCCCAAGCCAGGTGCTAAA GTATGATGAATATCTGAGATCCCTGCAGAAGCCCTCCCAAGTGCCTCAGAAAGTAACCCCACCACGCCCACCTCTGCCAAACCAACAGTTTGGAGTTTCTCTCCAGCA CTTACGGGAGAAGAGCTTGGATCAGAATCCCATTCCACTTGTCGTAAGGGAGACCATTGCTTATCTGCAGCAGCATG CTCTTAACACAGAGGGGATTTTCCGACGATCAGCAAACACCCACACGGTGAGAGAAGTTCAGCAGAAATATAATATGG GGTTCCCTGTGGACTTTGTGCAATATGAGGACGTGCACCTGCCAGCTGTGATTCTCAAGACCTTCTTACGGGAGCTGCCGGAGCCTCTCCTCACCTATGGTCTCTACAATGATGTCGTCAGTTTCTACA GTGTAGAGGAAGAAAAGCGTGTGGATATTGTTCGCAAAACCCTCCAGAGTCTCCCAGAAGAAAATTACCAAGTGCTGTGTTCACTGATGTCCTTCCTTGTGCAG GTCTCTGCTAACAGCGACATCAACAAGATGACCAACACTAACCTGGCCGTTGTTTTTGGCCCAAACCTGCTGTGGGCCAAAGATGCAGCCATTACCCTCAAAGCCATTAATCCTATCAATATGTTCAGCAAATTCCTACTGGACAACCAGAGGGAGCTTTTCCAGAGCCTGGAGGCTTGA